A single genomic interval of Cucumis sativus cultivar 9930 chromosome 7, Cucumber_9930_V3, whole genome shotgun sequence harbors:
- the LOC101209839 gene encoding uncharacterized protein LOC101209839 gives MAILSTSLHRSSQSVAASSIALPLCSTFHLRSEICFSLHRRRLSPLFFSSNSYAESVVCSAAVRPPPDSDPPPEEDPVRLTGLPAIFSKFRDRVQIFLAVLFWMSLFFWTSALDGRNRPNKGSRFRR, from the exons ATGGCAATACTTTCGACCTCTCTCCACCGTTCTTCACAGTCCGTTGCCGCCTCTTCAATCGCCCTTCCTCTCTGTTCAACCTTTCATCTTCGGTCGGAAATCTGCTTCTCTTTGCACCGTCGCCGCCTGTCacctctcttcttctcctccaaTTCTTATGCCGAATCCGTCGTTTGCAGCGCAGCAGTACGGCCACCACCGGATTCCGATCCGCCTCCCGAGGAGGATCCCGTTCGTTTAACAG GTTTACCggcaattttttcaaaatttcggGACAGAGTACAAATTTTCCTTGCTGTGTTATTCTGGATGTCCCTCTTCTTCTGGACTTCTGCATTAGATGGGAGAAACAGACCTAATAAGGGCTCTCGATTTAGACGATAG
- the LOC101207071 gene encoding methyl-CpG-binding domain-containing protein 11: MENEVALQNKENPLEGSKDEVSFQLPAPPSWKKLFSPKKGGAPRKNDIVFIAPTGEEISNRKQLEQYLKSHPGDVAVSDFDWSTGETPRRSTRISEKAKATPPQEEPPKKRARKSPGSKKKEQNETEKSEGEKESEIKDAEMSEKDNTEIEKDNENSKDEEPNKEDETTQKELETAKGEEPKNEDEKEEKETETSKDEEPKKVDETKDREIETTKDEEANKEDVESKETEQKDATETKNGQLDTEDGKKGEDQSRENVPNQEVVTAGEKVTLEVGQDKEENGPETEAEKPIDSCCMKQEKPTLGTSKENGVAEQGNCSGTERPPASEGTITENEDTQKHDGKHHMQGENRGNKNLSEVTAISK, translated from the exons atggaaaacGAAGTGGCTCTGCAAAACAAGGAAAACCCACTTGAAGGATCTAAAGATGAAGTTTCTTTTCAGCTTCCAGCTCCACCTTCTTGGAAGAAACTG TTTTCACCAAAGAAGGGAGGTGCACCAAGGAAGAATGATATCGTATTTATAGCACCTACTGGTGAGGAGATCAGTAACAGAAAACAGCTCGAGCAGTACTTAAAATCGCACCCTGGAGATGTTGCAGTATCGGATTTTGATTGGAGTACAGGTGAGACACCCAGGAGATCTACTAGGATTAGTGAGAAGGCCAAGGCAACTCCCCCACAGGAAGAGCCCCCAAAGAAACGAGCAAGAAAATCTCCAGGTTCAAAAAAGAAGGAACAGAATGAAACAGAGAAATCCGAGGGTGAAAAGGAAAGTGAAATTAAAGATGCTGAAATGTCTGAGAAGGACAATactgaaattgaaaaagataatGAGAACTCCAAGGATGAAGAACCtaacaaagaagatgaaacaACACAAAAAGAACTTGAAACTGCCAAGGGTGAAGAGCCTAAAAATGAagatgagaaagaagaaaaagaaactgaaaCTTCCAAGGATGAAGAGCCTAAAAAAGTAGATGAAACAAAAGACAGAGAAATTGAAACTACCAAGGATGAAGAGGCCAATAAGGAAGATGTAGAATCAAAAGAAACTGAACAGAAAGATGCCACCGAAACCAAGAACGGCCAGTTAGATACCGAGGATGgcaaaaaaggagaagatcAAAGTCGTGAGAATGTTCCAAATCAAGAGGTTGTCACAGCTGGTGAAAAAGTGACTTTGGAGGTTGGTcaagacaaagaagaaaatgggcCAGAAACTGAAGCAGAGAAACCTATTGATTCGTGCTGTATGAAACAGGAAAAGCCAACTCTTGGTACTAGTAAGGAAAATGGGGTTGCTGAACAAGGGAATTGCAGTGGAACCGAAAGACCACCAGCATCTGAGGGAACAATCACGGAAAATGAAGACACACAAAAGCACGATGGAAAACATCACATGCAGGGTGAGAACAGAGGGAACAAAAACTTGAGCGAGGTGACTGCAATCAGTaagtaa
- the LOC101208775 gene encoding uncharacterized protein LOC101208775 isoform X2: MGGCLGCYTKPKLKTHLNEPSKGQQIQCHGLRKPSLSEDFWTTSTFDVDNSAGQSQGSMSSLSTINHMHDPHGSSGNVPNPSEFLNHGLLLWNQTRQRWTGNKRSEKPQFQEPKLDWNVTYESLLGSNKPFRQPIPLGEMVDFLVDVWEQEGLYD, encoded by the exons ATGGG TGGTTGTCTTGGATGCTACACAAAGCCGAAACTAAAAACTCACCTGAATGAACCATCAAAAGGTCAACAAATTCAATGTCATGGACTAAGGAAACCCAGCCTATCAGAGGATTTCTGGACTACTAGTACATTTGATGTGGACAATAGTGCAGGTCAATCACAAGGAAGTATGTCATCACTGAGTACAATCAACCATATGCACGATCCACATGGTAGCTCTGGCAATGTACCCAACCCTTCAGAGTTTCTAAATCATG GTCTTCTTCTGTGGAATCAAACTAGGCAACGCTGGACAGGGAATAAACGATCTGAAAAACCGCAGTTTCAAGAACCCAAGTTAGA TTGGAATGTAACTTATGAAAGTTTACTAGGGAGCAACAAGCCATTTCGTCAACCTATTCCACTTGGC GAAATGGTAGATTTTCTTGTGGATGTATGGGAACAAGAAGGGTTGTatgattga
- the LOC101223161 gene encoding cucumber peeling cupredoxin-like, with product MAGGIGFVLSFIALVFVHHAAAQKVHVVGDATGWTIPPDTTFYSGWAEKNTFAVGDSLSFKFPTGSHDVLKVSKESFEACSTDKGIGSPLTTGPATVKLDTAGEHYFICSVGKHCLGGQKLSVTVGGSATPGDAASPPSNSTEEPSKTLAPADSPSSSVPEGDESPANSPSSSAPNSSESSADSPSSSVPKDAESAKAPAPSSSTAVMATIYVTLSAIVMNLLF from the exons atggCTGGAGgaattggttttgttttgagtTTCATTGCTCTTGTTTTTGTTCACCATGCTGCCGCCCAGAAGGTGCACGTCGTCGGTGACGCTACCGGTTGGACGATCCCACCAGATACTACTTTCTACTCAGGATGGGCtgaaaaaaacacttttgcTGTTGGCGATTCTCTCT CATTTAAATTCCCGACTGGATCACATGATGTACTTAAAGTATCGAAAGAATCCTTCGAAGCATGCAGCACCGATAAAGGTATCGGCAGTCCCCTCACGACCGGCCCTGCAACCGTGAAACTCGACACCGCTGGCGAGCATTACTTCATTTGTTCCGTTGGTAAACACTGTTTAGGAGGTCAAAAGTTATCCGTCACCGTGGGCGGCTCCGCCACTCCTGGTGATGCAGCTTCTCCTCCTTCAAACTCTACTGAGGAGCCATCGAAAACTCTAGCTCCTGCAGATTCTCCGTCCTCGTCAGTGCCTGAGGGCGATGAGTCTCCTGCAAATTCTCCGTCCTCGTCAGCGCCTAACAGCAGTGAATCTTCTGCAGATTCACCGTCCTCATCAGTACCCAAAGACGCTGAATCTGCTAAAGCTCCAGCACCTTCTTCCTCTACTGCAGTGATGGCCACTATTTATGTCACTTTGTCCGCCATTGTTATGAACTTGTTGTTCTAA
- the LOC101208051 gene encoding uncharacterized protein LOC101208051 has translation MLLRTNSTPILNSWLHQFKSSPSESNQIHHLQRTKSISLISSFHLPPPSVSTESSNRVTQNLLESDSTDPRKKIPITKSSKVKVKSRENGVSVRDQHLKPTSDSSSSSIHGVFLNSGLGLKFPNDEVCDEKRDACILQTLVVGGGMGNDGGRVCGGSGRGSDGGGGGDNGRSGFNNHHGSNSTDAYYQKMIEANPNNALLLGNYAKFLKEVHGDFSKAEEFCGRAILADPNDASVLSLYADLIWHTQRDARRAETYFDQAVKSAPDDCYLLASYARFLWDTDVDNEDDTEDQYETEESHPLHPGFSHGAPHHSPLAATS, from the exons ATGCTGTTGAGAACTAATTCAACCCCAATTCTCAATTCTTGGCTTCACCAATTCAAATCCTCCCCTTCAGAATCCAACCAAATCCACCATCTTCAAAGAACCAAATCCATCTCCTTAATATCGTCTTTTCACCTTCCTCCACCATCTGTTTCGACTGAATCGTCCAACAGAGTAACCCAAAACTTGTTAGAATCAGATTCCACAGATCCCAGAAAGAAGATTCCAATAACCAAAAGTTCTAAAGTTAAAGTGAAATCCAGGGAGAATGGAGTCTCAGTTCGAGATCAACATCTCAAACCCACATCAGATTCCTCTTCATCTTCGATTCAtggagtttttttaaattctggGTTGGGTCTGAAATTCCCAAACGATGAGGTTTGTGATGAGAAGAGGGATGCATGTATTCTGCAAACGCTGGTGGTTGGCGGTGGAATGGGGAACGACGGCGGGCGGGTGTGCGGCGGCAGCGGAAGAGGTTCAGACGGCGGAGGTGGAGGGGATAATGGTAGGTCAGGGTTTAACAATCACCATGGAAGCAATAGCACCGATGCTTATTATCAGAAGATGATTGAAGCGAATCCTAACAATGCTCTTCTACTTGGAAATTATGCCAAGTTCTTGAAAGAG GTTCATGGAGATTTTTCCAAAGCAGAGGAGTTTTGTGGAAGAGCAATTCTGGCTGATCCAAATGATGCAAGTGTTTTGTCGCTTTATGCTGATCTAATTTGGCATACACAGAGAGATGCTCGACGAGCTGAGACTTATTTTGATCAAGCTGTTAAAAGTGCGCCAGATGATTG CTATCTGCTAGCGTCATATGCACGGTTTCTCTGGGATACCGATGTCGACAACGAAGACGATACGGAAGACCAGTATGAAACAGAGGAAAGTCACCCGTTGCATCCCGGTTTCTCTCATGGAGCTCCTCACCATTCTCCTTTGGCTGCAACTTCGTAA
- the LOC101207314 gene encoding early nodulin-like protein 2, which translates to MAARFAFVLPFALFLFLQYSAAQTVYTVGDSVGWTVPANGEVFYKTWAADKIFYVGDSLVFNFTTDKDEVARVTKMGFDMCSDDNEIGDSIETGPATISLLTPGEYFFISSEDRHCQQGQKLAINVTAAPGPRSPPSSNVPPQTPAPKRAPVTHVVGDTAGWGIPKGGAVFYSNWAAGKSFLAGDSLVFNFATPDDDVVRVSKQSFDLCNDDGEIGEDIDHGPATIPLLTPGEYYFISNEDGHCQQGQKLAINVTAAPGTMAPPSSNPPPSTPRPAPVTHIVGDSVGWTTPPGGAAFYVNWTTGKTFAVGDSIVFNFTTEVHDVERVPKASFDICSDDNEIGETIESGPATVVLTTPGEHYYISTENQDCQLGQKLAINVVATRSTGPVTSVSTPPTSGPTAGGSPFGTGAGQPKSSANTIAAAVSATVFGLALSFF; encoded by the exons atGGCCGCTAGATTCGCTTTTGTTCTACCTTTTGcactctttttatttcttcaatacTCCGCCGCTCAGACTGTTTATACCGTCGGTGACTCCGTTGGCTGGACAGTACCTGCAAACGGCGAGGTTTTCTATAAAACCTGGGCTGCCgataaaattttctatgtCGGTGATTCTCTCG TTTTCAATTTCACGACGGATAAGGATGAAGTGGCGAGAGTTACGAAAATGGGGTTTGATATGTGCAGTGACGACAATGAAATTGGAGACTCCATTGAAACAGGGCCGGCaaccatttctttattaactcCGGGCGAGTACTTTTTCATCAGCTCTGAGGATAGGCACTGCCAACAAGGTCAAAAATTAGCCATTAATGTCACTGCCGCCCCTGGACCTCGGTCGCCGCCCTCTTCCAACGTTCCTCCACAAACCCCAGCCCCAAAACGAGCTCCGGTGACCCATGTTGTCGGTGACACCGCTGGGTGGGGGATTCCTAAGGGCGGCGCCGTGTTCTACTCCAACTGGGCTGCCGGAAAAAGCTTCCTTGCTGGCGATAGTCTAG TGTTCAATTTCGCAACCCCCGACGATGATGTAGTCAGAGTATCGAAACAATCGTTCGATTTATGTAACGATGACGGTGAGATCGGTGAGGATATCGACCACGGGCCAGCAACCATCCCGCTGTTAACTCCCGGCGAGTATTACTTCATAAGCAATGAGGATGGGCACTGCCAGCAAGGTCAGAAGTTAGCGATCAATGTCACAGCCGCCCCCGGAACAATGGCTCCACCTTCTTCAAATCCTCCACCATCTACCCCACGCCCTGCCCCCGTGACCCATATCGTCGGAGACTCCGTAGGCTGGACCACTCCACCAGGCGGCGCCGCTTTCTACGTCAACTGGACTACCGGCAAGACATTCGCCGTCGGTGATTCTATTG TGTTCAACTTCACAACCGAAGTACACGACGTTGAGAGAGTACCGAAAGCATCCTTCGACATCTGTAGCGATGACAACGAGATCGGAGAGACCATTGAATCTGGGCCTGCAACAGTTGTTCTAACTACTCCCGGCGAACATTACTACATTAGTACTGAGAATCAAGATTGTCAACTGGGCCAAAAATTAGCCATCAATGTAGTGGCGACCAGATCCACTGGTCCTGTTACATCCGTTTCAACCCCTCCAACCTCCGGACCAACCGCTGGCGGTTCACCCTTTGGTACCGGTGCCGGACAACCCAAGTCCTCTGCTAACACCATCGCCGCCGCTGTCTCCGCCACAGTCTTTGGCCTTGCTCTTAGCTTCTTCTAA
- the LOC101208775 gene encoding uncharacterized protein LOC101208775 isoform X1, which translates to MLKVNLKYSLGGCLGCYTKPKLKTHLNEPSKGQQIQCHGLRKPSLSEDFWTTSTFDVDNSAGQSQGSMSSLSTINHMHDPHGSSGNVPNPSEFLNHGLLLWNQTRQRWTGNKRSEKPQFQEPKLDWNVTYESLLGSNKPFRQPIPLGEMVDFLVDVWEQEGLYD; encoded by the exons ATgcttaaagttaatttaaagtATTCTCTGGG TGGTTGTCTTGGATGCTACACAAAGCCGAAACTAAAAACTCACCTGAATGAACCATCAAAAGGTCAACAAATTCAATGTCATGGACTAAGGAAACCCAGCCTATCAGAGGATTTCTGGACTACTAGTACATTTGATGTGGACAATAGTGCAGGTCAATCACAAGGAAGTATGTCATCACTGAGTACAATCAACCATATGCACGATCCACATGGTAGCTCTGGCAATGTACCCAACCCTTCAGAGTTTCTAAATCATG GTCTTCTTCTGTGGAATCAAACTAGGCAACGCTGGACAGGGAATAAACGATCTGAAAAACCGCAGTTTCAAGAACCCAAGTTAGA TTGGAATGTAACTTATGAAAGTTTACTAGGGAGCAACAAGCCATTTCGTCAACCTATTCCACTTGGC GAAATGGTAGATTTTCTTGTGGATGTATGGGAACAAGAAGGGTTGTatgattga